CCGGTGGGTCTTCGGCCCCGCCGACGCCACCGACCGCGTGACCGGACCCGCCGAGGCATGGCTGAAGACGGCGACGCGGCGCGACCTGCCCGCCGCACCCCGACGCCTGGCGGCGCGGGGCCCGTTGGCGGAGCTGGCCGTCGCCCACGCCAAGGCCTTCCTGTGAGGCGCTGACCTGCCGCCCGCACGCCATCGGGTGGGCGCCCCTTTCCCCGTACGACGCACAAAGGAAGCACCATGACGACTTCTCTGCACCTGCCCGGCCACGCCGACGAGGCCCTGGCAGGCCCCGGCACCCGCGTACTGCACGCGCTGCACGTGGCGGGCTGGCTCGCCACCGAACGATTCGAGGTCTGGGGCGTCGCGGACGCCGGGACGGCCCTGGCCCTGCTCCAGGACGACGGGCTCGTCCGGCTGGTGAAGAGCCCCCGGGGCGAGCTGTACGGCCTCACGCCGGACGGCACGCAGCGGGCCAAGGACCTGCTGGCCGCCTGGCGGAAGGACGCCTCGCCCGAGGAGCGCTCCGGGGCCCGCTCGGCGCTCGCCGGCTTCGAGGCCCACGACTCCTCGCTCAAGCACCTGGTGACGGACTATCAGCGCCAGGGCGACGGCATCGGCGAGAAGCTCGCCGCGTTCGACGCCGACGCTGCGGCCGCCGTCGACGCGGTCGGCGCCGCCCACCCCCTCTGGGAGAGCTACCCGGCCCGGCTGCGGTCCGCGCTGGACCGCGTGCGGGACGGCGACACGGCCTACGTGACGTCGCCGCTGGTCGAGAGCTACCACACGGTATGGCACCTGGCCCACCGCGATATGCGCCTGCTGTGCGCGGACTTGACGTGACGGCCACGCCGCTCCCACCCGCCCGATCCGGCGCCGCGCACAAGACGGTGTGCGTCGTCGGAGCCGGTCCGCGCGGGCTCTCCGTGCTCGAACGGCTGCTGGCCCGGGAGCGGCACGATCCGGCGCACGGCTCGCTGACCGTGCATCTGGTGGATCCGGGGGAACCGGGCGCGGGCGCCGTCTGGCGCACCGACCAGCCCCCGCAGCTCCTGATGAACACCGTGGCCTCGCAGATCACCCTGTACACCGACGACAGCTGTGACGTGCGGGGGCCGGTGGAGCCGGGGCCGAGCCTGTACGAGTGGGCGGTGCGGGTGGCCGCGGGCGACGGCACGGACCTCGACGACGCGACGCGTGCCGCCGCCGGGGCGCTGGGGCCGGACACGTATCCGACGCGCGCCCTGTACGGCCGCTATCTGCGCGCCGCGTTCCGGCGCGTCGTGGACCGGGCGCCCGGACACGTCGCCGTGGAGGCGCACCGGACGCGGGCCGTCGCCCTGCTGGACACCGGGGAGGCCCAGAGCGTCTGTCTGGAGGACGGCACGTGGCTCGGGGGCCTGGACGCGGTGGTGCTGGCCCAGGGGCACACCCCGGTGCGTCCGCTCGCGCGGGAGCTGCGGACCACGTACCTGGCACGCCGTCACGGCCTCACCCATCTGCTCCCCGCCAACCCCGCCGACGTCGACCTGGCCTCCGTCCGGCCCGGCGACGAGGTGCTGCTGCGCGGTCTCGGGCTGTGCTTCTTCGACTATCTGGCCCTGCTGACCACCGGCAGGGGCGGCGTGTTCGTCCAGGACCGCGAGCGCCTGGTGTACCGGCCCTCGGGCCGCGAGCCGCGGATGTACGCGACCTCCCGGCGCGGCATCCCGTACCACGCGCGCGGCGAGAACCAGAAGGGCGTGTCCGAGCGGCACCGGCCGAGGCTGTTGACCCCCGAGGTGATCGCCGGGTTCCGCGAGCGGGCCCGCCTGGGCCAGCGGGTGCGGTTCGGCGAGGAGCTGTGGCCGCTCGTCGCCGCCGAGGTGGAGAGCGTCTACTACGCTACGCTGCTCCGGGAGTCGGGGCGCGGCGGTGAGGAAGCCGCCTTCGTCGACCGTTACGCGGCCGCCGCGGGCCCCGGGGAGCGCGACGCGCTGCTCGACGCCGTCGGCGTCCGGGAGCGGCTGCGCTGGGACGAGCTCGCCCAGCCGTACCGCGACCGCGAGTTCGGCGGGCGGGCGGACTTCGGCGCCTGGGCACGCGCCCACCTGGTGCGGGACGTCGCCGAGGCGCGCAAGGGCAACCGCCACGGACCGCTGAAGGCGGCACTGGACGTGCTGCGGGACCTGCGCAACGAGGTGCGTCTCGTGGTGGACCACGCCGGCCTCGACGGCGCGTCCCACCGGCACGAACTGAGCGAGTGGTACACGCCGTTCAACGGCTTCCTGTCCATCGGTCCCCCGGTCTCCCGGATCGAGGAACTGATCGCGCTGCTGGACGCGGGGGTCGTCGAACTGCTCGGCCCCGGCACCGAGATACGCATCGAGACATCGGGACGGGAGGCGGCGTTCACGGCCCGCTCGGCACGGGTGCCGGGGCCGCCCGTGCGCGCCCGGGTGCTCATCGAGGCCCGGCTCCAGGAGCCCGACCTGCGCCGCAGCGCGGACCCCCTCCTGTCGTACCTGCTCGGCTCCGGCCAGGCCGCGCCGTTCCGGATACCGGAGGAAGGGGGCGGCCACCACGAGACGGGCGGCCTCGCGGTGACGGAACGGCCCTACCACCTGGTGGACGCCGAGGGCCGCGCCCACCCGCGCCGGTTCGCCTACGGCGTGCCCACCGAGGGCGTGCACTGGGTGACCGCGGCCGGCATCAGACCCGGGGTGGACTCGGTGACCCTCGCGGACTCCGACGCCATCGCCGCCACCCTGCACGCGCTCCCGGCCCTCGCGCCCCCCGGGGCCGACGACGTGCACGAGCCGATCGGAGTCCTCGCATGACCGACGCCCACCGCCTGCCGCCCGCCGCACAGGACGCGGGGCTGCTGTCCCCGGTGCGGGCCGGCACTCCCGTCGAGGCCGTGGTGGCCGACCCGGCCTGGCTGCAGGCGATGCTGGACGCCGAGGCCGCCCTCGCCCGCGCCCAGGCCCGCCTCGGCACGGTTCCCGAACGGGCCGCGCGGATCATCACCGGGGCGGCCCGCGCCGAACTCCTCGATCTGCGCGCCCTGTCCGTCGCCGCCCGCGAGGCCGCCAACCCCGTCGTGGGCCTGGTGCCCGCCTTCACCCGGGTGGTGGCCGCGGTCGACGAGGAGGCGGCCGAGTACGTCCACCGCGGCTCGACCAGCCAGGACATCCTGGACACCGCGGCGATGCTCGTCGCCGACCGGGCGCTGCGCCTGATCCACGACGACCTCGGGGCGACGGCGCGGGCGCTGGCCCGCCTCGCCGGGGAACACCGCGACACCGTCATGCCGGGGCGCACCCTGGCGCTGCACGCCGTGCCGACCACCTTCGGTCTGAAGGCGGCCGGGTGGCGCCACCTGGTCCTGGACGCCCTGGACCGGCTGGAGCGGGTGCGGGAGAGCGGGCTGCCCGTCTCCCTGGGCGGCGCGGCGGGGACGCTGGCCGGATACCTGGAGTACGCGGGACCCGGCGCGTCGCAGGACGGCTACGTCCACCGGCTGACGGAGGCGTTCGCGGCGGAGACCGGGCTTGCCCGTCCCGCCCTGCCCTGGCACGCACTGCGCACCCCGATCGCCGACCTCGCGGCCCTGCTCGCCTTCGTCACGGGCGCGCTGGGCAAACTGGCCGTGGACGTGCAGACGTCGGCCAGGACCGAGATCGGTGAGCTGGCCGAACCCGGCGGAGCCGGGCGGGGCGGTTCCTCGGCCATGCCGCACAAGCGCAACCCCGTCCTGGCCACGCTGATCCGCAGCGCCGCGCTGCAAGTGCCCGCGCTGGCGGCCGGGTTGACGCAGGCGATGCTGGGCGAGGACGAGCGTTCCGCGGGGTCCTGGCACGCGGAGTGGCAGCCGCTGCGCGAGTGCCTGCGGCTGACGGGCGGCGCCGCGTGGACGGCGCGGGAGCTCGCCGAGGGGCTGCGGGTGCGCCCGGAGCGCATGCGCGAGAACCTGGCGCTCACCGGCGGCCAGGTCGTCTCGGAGCGGATCACCGCCGTGCTCGCGCCCCGTCTCGGCAAGGCCGGGGCCCGGCGGTTGCTCACCCGGGCCGCGGACCGCGCCCGGAGCACCGGTGAACCCCTGGAGAAGGCGCTCGGCGACCTCGCGGACGCGGACTTCGCACCCGGCGAGCTGGCCGGGTTGTGCGACCCGGAGGGTTACGTCGGCGCCGCGGGAACCCTCGTCGACACGGCCCTGCGGAACGCCAACAAGCCTGCCTGAACGCCCACTTGACAGCCGCTGGCCACAGGGTGCCAGCGGCTGTCGTCTTGCTGCCATGCGGTTGTTCCGGCACCCGGGGTGCCGGAAGCATGGCTGAAAGTGATCCTGTGGCTCGCCCTCTTCCGGAGTCTTCCGGGCGCGCTGAGCCGACGTATTCCTGGAGGGGTACCCCGTGCAGTTCATGATTCTCGCCCGTTACACGCAGGACGTCGTCAAGACCATCCTGGAGGACCCGCAGGCGGTCATCGCCCGCGACGAGCACGCCTTCAAGTTCTACGGCGCACTCGGCGGGACCGTCGTGAACTACTGGTTCACCCGCGACATCGAGTACAACTTCGCGGTCGTCGTGGACTTCCCGGACGCCGAGGCCGCCCACGCCGCCGTGCTGACCGGCTACTCCACGGGCGCCTTCGTGGAGGGCAAGGTCATCCCGCTCGCCTCGGCGGAGGAGATGGTCGGCGCGCTCAAGCGGGCCGCCCCGGCCGTCCACCTGTTCTACCCGCCGCAGGCCACGGCCGCCGAGTAGGCACGCGCCGCGTGCGGCGGCTCCGGCGCCGGGCGGTGCTCTCCCACCGCCCGGCGCCCGGCATCTTCCGAGGTCCCGAGAGAGGCAGAAGTGAGCGGTATACCCCAGTCAGTGTCATCGGCCCCGCCGGCCCGTACCTTGGTGGACCTCCTCAGGGCACGCAGCGCCGAGCACCCCGGGCGGACGGCGTTCACGTTCCTCGCCGACGGCACACGGGTCACGGAGGAACTCACCTTCGCCGACCTGGACCTCCGCGCCCGTGCCCTCGCGGCCCGGCTGCGGGAGATCGCGGACCCCGGGGACCGCGTGCTCATGCTCTGCCCCTCGGGCCCCGAGTTCGCCGTCGCCTTCTACGGCTGCCTGTACGCGGGCATGGTGGCGGTGCCCGCCTACCCGCCGCGCTCCGACAAGCACGCGGCCCGCCTGTACGCGGTGGCCGAGGACTGCGGCGCCGCGGTGATCGCCGCCCCGGCCGCCCTGCACGACCGGCTGGCCGCCACGACCTCCTTCACCGCCCGCTGGATCGCCACCGACACCGTGCCCCCGGAAGCCGCCGAGGCCTGGCGCGCGCCCGACGACGACCCCACCCGGCTCGCCTTCCTGCAGTACACGTCCGGGTCCACCGGCGCGCCCAAGGGCGTGATGCTCAGCCACGCCAACCTGCTGCACAACCTCGGCATGATGGCCCACGCGATGGACCACGCCGAGCAGCCGGTGCTGGTCTCCTGGCTGCCGCTCTTCCACGACATGGGCCTGATCGCGAACCTGCTGCTCTCCCTCCACTGGGGCGCCCGGCTCGTCTACATGCCGCCCGAGGCGTTCCTCCAGGACCCGGCCCGCTGGCTGCGCGCCCTGTCCGACTTCGGCGGCACCTTCTCCTGCGCCCCCAACTTCGCGTACGAGCTGTGCGTGCGCCGCACCCGGACCGAGGACCGTGCGGGCCTGGACCTGAGCGGCTGGCGCATCGCCCTCAACGCCGCCGAGCCGATCAGGGCCGACACCCTGGAGCGCTTCGCCGGGCTCTACGCGGACCACGGCTTCCGCCCCGACGCCTGGTACCCGGCCTACGGCCTCGCCGAGAACTCCGTCTTCGTCACCTCCGGATACGCCGGCGAGGGCGCCCGGGTGCAGTACCTGGACGGGGCCCGGCTCGAACAGGACCGGGCCGTCACGGCGGACCCCGGCGCCCCGGGCACGCACGCCGTGCTCGCCTGCGGGCGCGCCCACCTCGACCAGGAGCTGCTCGTCGTCGACCCGGAGACCCCGCGGCCCCTGGAGCCGGGCGCCGTCGGCGAGATCTGGCTGCGCGGCCCCAGCGCGGGCAGCGGTTACTGGCAGCGCCCCGAGGAGACTCGCACCGCCTTCGGCAACCGGCTGGCCGGCGAACCGGACGACGCCCCGCCGTGGCTCGCGACGGGCGACAAGGGCTTCCTCACCGACGACGGACAACTGTGCATCACGGGCCGCATCAAGGATCTGATCATCGTCCGCGGCCGCAACCTGTACCCGCAGGACATCGAGCGCACCGTCGAGGACGTGGACCCGGTCTTCCGGCCCGGTTGCACGGCCGCCTTCGCCGTCGAGTCGGACGGCCAGGAGCGTGTCGTGGTCGTCCAGGAGGTGCGCCACGAGGACGTCGACGCCGACGCGCTCGGGTCCGCCGCGGCCGCCGTCCTCGCCGCCGAGCACGAGGTGACGCTGGACGCCCTCGTCCTGCTGCGCAACCGTGCCGTCCCCAAGACGTCGAGCGGGAAGATCGCCCGCCGCGCCGCCCGGAGCGGCTACCTCGACGGCACCCTGGACACGGTCGCGGTCTGGCGCTCCACCCGACGTCCGGCCTCGGCCCCGACCGCGGCCTCCGTCTCGAAGGACCGCTACCTCGACGCCGTGGTCGCCGCCGTCGCCGAGCACCTGGAGAGGTCCCCCGAGGACATCGCGCCCGGCGAGAACTTCGCGGCGTACGGCCTGGACTCCGCCGCCACCGTGGCCATTTCGGGCGCGCTCCAGCGCACCCTGGGCCGTCGGCTGCCCGCCGCGCTCCTCTACCAGTTCCAGACCGCCGAGGACGTCGCACGGCACCTCTCCCGGGAGGACGGGGAGGACGAGGCGACCGGGCAGGTCGCGCCCGCGGCCACGCCGACGGCGGCCGACGAGCCCATCGCCGTGATCGGTATGGCCTGCCGCTTCCCCGGCGCCGAGGACACGGAGGCGTACTGGCGCCTCGTGCGGGACGGCGGCGACGCCATCGTGGAGGTGCCTGCCGACCGCTGGGACGCCGACGCGCTCTACGACCCGCTGCTGCGCGCACCGGGCGCCGTCAGCACCCGGTGGGGCGGATTCCTCGACCAGGTCGACGGCTTCGAACCGGAGTTCTTCGGCATCTCGCCGACCGAGGCCGCCGCCATCGACCCGCAGCACCGGCTGCTGCTCGAAGTGGCGTCGGAGGCCCTGGAGAACGCCGCGATCCACCCCGACACCCTGGCCGGCAGCGCCACCGGCGTCTACGTCGGCATCAGCAACAACGACTACTCCCGCCTGACCGCGGGCGCGGACTCCGCCCTCGACGCGTACTACGGGACGGGCAACGCGCTGAGCGTCGCCGCGGCCAGGCTCTCGTACCTGTGGGACCTGCGCGGCCCCAGCCTGGCCGTGGACACCGCCTGTTCCTCGTCCCTGCTCGCGGTGCACCAGGCGTGCGAGTCGCTGCGCCGCGGCGAGACGACCACGGCCCTCGCGGCGGGCGTCAACCTCATCCTGTCCCCGGAGCTGACCGCCGTCTTCTCCCGCGCCAACATGATGGCCGCGGACGGCCGTTGCAAGGTCTTCGACGAGCGCGCCGACGGATACGTGCGGTCGGAGGGCTGCGGCGTCGTCGTCCTCAAGCCCCTCTCGCGGGCCCGCGCGGACGGCGACGAGGTGCTCGCCGTCATCCCCGGCTCGGCCGCGAACCAGGACGGCCGGTCCAACGGCCTCACGGCGCCGCACGGCCGGGCGCAGGTCGACGTCGTGCGCGCCGCATGGGCGGCCGCCGGCCTCGACCGCGACCGGCTCGGCTACGTCGAGGCGCACGGCACCGGCACCGCGCTCGGCGACCCCATCGAGTTCGAGTCGCTGACGGAGGCGCTGGGCGACGGCCGGAGCGGGGCCGTCGCGCCGGTCCACGTCGGCTCGGTGAAGGCGAACATCGGCCACACCGAGTCCGCGGCGGGCATCGCGGGCCTCATCAAGGTGGTGCTCGCCCTGCGGCACGCCACCATCCCGGGCCAGATCCACCTGACGCGGCTCAACCCGCACATCGCGGACCTCGATTCGCCGCTGACCGTGCCGACCGCCCCGCTGGAATGGCCCGCGGAGCGGCGCACCGCGGGGGTCAGCGCCTTCGGATTCGGCGGCACCAACGTGCACGTGGTCGTCGGCGAGGCTCCCCCGGCCGGGGAAAGCCCCACGGAGGGCTCCCCCGACGGTCAACCGCCCGCCCCGGAGGCCCTGTTGCTCTCGGCGCGGACGCCCGAAGCACTGCGCGGGCTGGCCCGGCGCCACGCCGACGCCCTGGACGGTACGGCGGTCTCGTGGGCGGACGCCGTCCACACCGCGTCGACCGCCCGCACCCTGCGGCCGCACCGGCTCGCGGTGACCGCGTCCGACGCGGCGCAGGCACGGCAGGTCCTGGCCCGCTTCGCCGAGACCGGCCGTCCGGCGACCGACGCGCTGGTCGGCCACGCGCCGCGCCGCCGCACCCCGCTCGCCTTCCTCTTCACCGGGCAGGGTGCCCAACGCCCCGGCATGGGAACGGAGTCGTACGAGAACCGCCCCGCGTACCGGGAGGCCTTCGACCACTGCGCTCGGGTGATCGAGCGGCACTTCGGCTGGGACCTGCACGCGGTGGTCACGGACGCCGACGCGCTGGCACGGACCGAGTACGCCCAGCCCGCGATCTTCGCGGTGGAGTACGCCCTGGCGGCGCTGTGGCGCTCGTTCGGGGTGACCCCGGACCGCATGTTCGGGCACAGCGTCGGCGAGTACGTCGCCGCCTGCCTGGCCGGGGTGTTCGAGCTGGAGGACGCGCTGGTCCTGCTCGGCACCCGGGCACGCCTCACGCAGGGCCTGCCGGCCGGTGGGGCCATGCGCGCCGTGCGTGCCGGTGAGGACGTCGTCCGCGACGCGCTGGCGCCGTACGCCGACCGGGCCGCGGTGGCCGCGGTCAACGGTCCGGACGAGACGGTGATCTCGGGGGCGGCCGAGGCGCTGGACGCCGTC
The window above is part of the Streptomyces venezuelae genome. Proteins encoded here:
- a CDS encoding FAD/NAD(P)-binding protein, producing the protein MAPGPPRYAPAVRGLDVTATPLPPARSGAAHKTVCVVGAGPRGLSVLERLLARERHDPAHGSLTVHLVDPGEPGAGAVWRTDQPPQLLMNTVASQITLYTDDSCDVRGPVEPGPSLYEWAVRVAAGDGTDLDDATRAAAGALGPDTYPTRALYGRYLRAAFRRVVDRAPGHVAVEAHRTRAVALLDTGEAQSVCLEDGTWLGGLDAVVLAQGHTPVRPLARELRTTYLARRHGLTHLLPANPADVDLASVRPGDEVLLRGLGLCFFDYLALLTTGRGGVFVQDRERLVYRPSGREPRMYATSRRGIPYHARGENQKGVSERHRPRLLTPEVIAGFRERARLGQRVRFGEELWPLVAAEVESVYYATLLRESGRGGEEAAFVDRYAAAAGPGERDALLDAVGVRERLRWDELAQPYRDREFGGRADFGAWARAHLVRDVAEARKGNRHGPLKAALDVLRDLRNEVRLVVDHAGLDGASHRHELSEWYTPFNGFLSIGPPVSRIEELIALLDAGVVELLGPGTEIRIETSGREAAFTARSARVPGPPVRARVLIEARLQEPDLRRSADPLLSYLLGSGQAAPFRIPEEGGGHHETGGLAVTERPYHLVDAEGRAHPRRFAYGVPTEGVHWVTAAGIRPGVDSVTLADSDAIAATLHALPALAPPGADDVHEPIGVLA
- a CDS encoding type I polyketide synthase — its product is MSSAPPARTLVDLLRARSAEHPGRTAFTFLADGTRVTEELTFADLDLRARALAARLREIADPGDRVLMLCPSGPEFAVAFYGCLYAGMVAVPAYPPRSDKHAARLYAVAEDCGAAVIAAPAALHDRLAATTSFTARWIATDTVPPEAAEAWRAPDDDPTRLAFLQYTSGSTGAPKGVMLSHANLLHNLGMMAHAMDHAEQPVLVSWLPLFHDMGLIANLLLSLHWGARLVYMPPEAFLQDPARWLRALSDFGGTFSCAPNFAYELCVRRTRTEDRAGLDLSGWRIALNAAEPIRADTLERFAGLYADHGFRPDAWYPAYGLAENSVFVTSGYAGEGARVQYLDGARLEQDRAVTADPGAPGTHAVLACGRAHLDQELLVVDPETPRPLEPGAVGEIWLRGPSAGSGYWQRPEETRTAFGNRLAGEPDDAPPWLATGDKGFLTDDGQLCITGRIKDLIIVRGRNLYPQDIERTVEDVDPVFRPGCTAAFAVESDGQERVVVVQEVRHEDVDADALGSAAAAVLAAEHEVTLDALVLLRNRAVPKTSSGKIARRAARSGYLDGTLDTVAVWRSTRRPASAPTAASVSKDRYLDAVVAAVAEHLERSPEDIAPGENFAAYGLDSAATVAISGALQRTLGRRLPAALLYQFQTAEDVARHLSREDGEDEATGQVAPAATPTAADEPIAVIGMACRFPGAEDTEAYWRLVRDGGDAIVEVPADRWDADALYDPLLRAPGAVSTRWGGFLDQVDGFEPEFFGISPTEAAAIDPQHRLLLEVASEALENAAIHPDTLAGSATGVYVGISNNDYSRLTAGADSALDAYYGTGNALSVAAARLSYLWDLRGPSLAVDTACSSSLLAVHQACESLRRGETTTALAAGVNLILSPELTAVFSRANMMAADGRCKVFDERADGYVRSEGCGVVVLKPLSRARADGDEVLAVIPGSAANQDGRSNGLTAPHGRAQVDVVRAAWAAAGLDRDRLGYVEAHGTGTALGDPIEFESLTEALGDGRSGAVAPVHVGSVKANIGHTESAAGIAGLIKVVLALRHATIPGQIHLTRLNPHIADLDSPLTVPTAPLEWPAERRTAGVSAFGFGGTNVHVVVGEAPPAGESPTEGSPDGQPPAPEALLLSARTPEALRGLARRHADALDGTAVSWADAVHTASTARTLRPHRLAVTASDAAQARQVLARFAETGRPATDALVGHAPRRRTPLAFLFTGQGAQRPGMGTESYENRPAYREAFDHCARVIERHFGWDLHAVVTDADALARTEYAQPAIFAVEYALAALWRSFGVTPDRMFGHSVGEYVAACLAGVFELEDALVLLGTRARLTQGLPAGGAMRAVRAGEDVVRDALAPYADRAAVAAVNGPDETVISGAAEALDAVAEVLRGRGHQSAPVRTSHAFHSPLVEPVLDEFRAALDRVTLRAPRTPLVSSVTGHEETGLFATAEYWVDQLRRAVRFADGVAALVAGGCATGVEIGPDAVLAPLARRITRNTAGGLWVSSLRGGTPEELSLARVSGALWSAGFEPDWTAVRHGRPGRRRPLPSTPFQRSRYWLPDQVSPGAGAPRDLRRSPDHGPSADVSWHPLLGRPLPPVAAEPERHVWQRVLAQGQVAVLDDHRIQGRVVAPGTSYIELALAAARELDPQGRYVLHDVRYQSMLGVPPDGARVVQAALHRRTDGSLSFSVHSRDETGGPEWTEHASARLVGAPPRNEGARERAARTTDAEGAA
- a CDS encoding GYD domain-containing protein — protein: MILARYTQDVVKTILEDPQAVIARDEHAFKFYGALGGTVVNYWFTRDIEYNFAVVVDFPDAEAAHAAVLTGYSTGAFVEGKVIPLASAEEMVGALKRAAPAVHLFYPPQATAAE
- the pcaB gene encoding 3-carboxy-cis,cis-muconate cycloisomerase, whose protein sequence is MTDAHRLPPAAQDAGLLSPVRAGTPVEAVVADPAWLQAMLDAEAALARAQARLGTVPERAARIITGAARAELLDLRALSVAAREAANPVVGLVPAFTRVVAAVDEEAAEYVHRGSTSQDILDTAAMLVADRALRLIHDDLGATARALARLAGEHRDTVMPGRTLALHAVPTTFGLKAAGWRHLVLDALDRLERVRESGLPVSLGGAAGTLAGYLEYAGPGASQDGYVHRLTEAFAAETGLARPALPWHALRTPIADLAALLAFVTGALGKLAVDVQTSARTEIGELAEPGGAGRGGSSAMPHKRNPVLATLIRSAALQVPALAAGLTQAMLGEDERSAGSWHAEWQPLRECLRLTGGAAWTARELAEGLRVRPERMRENLALTGGQVVSERITAVLAPRLGKAGARRLLTRAADRARSTGEPLEKALGDLADADFAPGELAGLCDPEGYVGAAGTLVDTALRNANKPA